A genomic region of Trifolium pratense cultivar HEN17-A07 linkage group LG3, ARS_RC_1.1, whole genome shotgun sequence contains the following coding sequences:
- the LOC123913155 gene encoding uncharacterized protein At1g01500-like: MENSYKVNGNGPTENGYSIARHTHSYQPSMKGSLPWLDIRVFYVRVSKCELDNSAPEVLTLNHVPLNPDTLLEVNGVRSSIYSDGISTLLKRDRVDRKSEEVTFVSTDSIRMSGSVKFEVFDKDNLLLFGGLELCNSNGIVRESNSNGQSWSMKCESNIIPGTKFFKEKQLLLPETTLPTVEVYIAGSFSCTPIILTKTLHLSSQKRHTRKGALNAIPEDEANENGKDPTALALQAPDYLYDKHEDEDYHSLYTRTTYADGEDGELSWFNAGVRVGVGIGLSVCLGIGIGVGILVKSYQGATGQFRRRMF, translated from the exons ATGGAGAATTCTTATAAGGTTAATGGAAATGGACCAACTGAAAATGGATACTCTATTGCTAGGCACACACACTCTTATCAACCCTCCATGAAGGGTTCATTACCTTGGTTAGACATAAGGGTATTTTATGTAAGAGTTAGCAAGTGTGAGCTTGATAATTCCGCTCCTGAGGTACTCACACTTAATCATGTTCCGTTGAATCCTGATACCCTTCTTGAAGTTAATGGCGTACGTAGTAGTATATATTCTGATGGAATATCAACCCTTCTCAAAAGGGATAGGGTAGATCGAAAATCGGAAGAAGTTACATTTGTAAGCACTGATAGCATAAGGATGAGTGGTAGTGTGAAGTTTGAGGTGTTTGATAAAGATAATCTGCTTCTTTTTGGTGGTTTAGAATTATGTAACAGCAATGGTATTGTTAGAGAATCAAATTCTAATGGACAAAGTTGGAGCATGAAGTGTGAGTCAAACATAATTCCAGGCACCAAGTTCTTTAAGGAGAAGCAATTGCTGTTGCCGGAGACTACTCTTCCAACAGTTGAGGTCTACATTGCGGGGTCGTTCTCCTGTACTCCAATCATTTTAACAAAGACCCTGCATCTTAGTTCTCAAAAAAGACATACAAGGAAGGGGGCGTTGAATGCAATTCCAGAGGATGAAGCAAATGAAAATGGGAAAGATCCTACTGCGCTTGCTTTACAG GCCCCAGACTACCTGTACGACAAACACGAAGATGAGGACTATCACAGCCTATACACGAGAACAACATACGCTGATGGTGAAGATGGAGAACTTTCATGGTTTAACGCCGGTGTTAGGGTTGGTGTTGGTATTGGACTTAGTGTTTGTCTTGGAATAGGCATTGGAGTCGGCATACTCGTTAAATCATATCAAGGTGCCACCGGCCAATTCAGAAGACGAATGTTCTAA
- the LOC123913156 gene encoding protein NONRESPONDING TO OXYLIPINS 2, mitochondrial isoform X2, protein MASSFCKSAVRVASSSFANRSRTFAQKQSIPLLFSSQAAPPRVSRILSVVGSVESLMPLHTAIADARLTSNIASNSTCWSMLSQDFAVPR, encoded by the exons ATGGCTTCTTCGTTCTGTAAATCAGCGGTGAGAGTAGCTTCCAGTTCCTTCGCTAATCGTTCTAGAACCTTCGCTCAGAAACAATCAATCCCGCTTCTATTCTCTTCGCAAGCTGCTCCTCCTCGTGTTTCAAG GATTTTGTCCGTTGTTGGAAGCGTTGAATCTTTGATGCCACTTCATACTGCCATTGCTGATGCTAGACTCACTTCTAATATCGCATCCAATTCCACTTGCTGGAGCATGCTTTCTCAAG ACTTTGCAGTTCCCCGGTGA
- the LOC123913156 gene encoding protein NONRESPONDING TO OXYLIPINS 2, mitochondrial isoform X1 → MASSFCKSAVRVASSSFANRSRTFAQKQSIPLLFSSQAAPPRVSRILSVVGSVESLMPLHTAIADARLTSNIASNSTCWSMLSQGLEKTL, encoded by the exons ATGGCTTCTTCGTTCTGTAAATCAGCGGTGAGAGTAGCTTCCAGTTCCTTCGCTAATCGTTCTAGAACCTTCGCTCAGAAACAATCAATCCCGCTTCTATTCTCTTCGCAAGCTGCTCCTCCTCGTGTTTCAAG GATTTTGTCCGTTGTTGGAAGCGTTGAATCTTTGATGCCACTTCATACTGCCATTGCTGATGCTAGACTCACTTCTAATATCGCATCCAATTCCACTTGCTGGAGCATGCTTTCTCAAG GACTTGAAAAAACATTGTGA
- the LOC123913157 gene encoding phenylalanine--tRNA ligase alpha subunit, cytoplasmic isoform X1, which produces MAEEAVLGYLKNNDEIRDSGDFADERGIDHNEIVNVIKSLHGFRYVDAQDIKRETWVLTDEGNTYATLGSPEIQLILAIPPEGISRDELQKKLGPSVFKIGCSQAAKNKWVEMGKQLITKKVQHVEDRVKDLLLQIQQGHGIGADDIKALKARKLIVPQTWKGYSVKKGPNYAPKRKKVVTDLTRDNLQSGEWKELEFKEYNYSAKGQPLEGGNLHPLLKVQSQIKQIFLCMGFEEMPTNNYVESSFWNFDSLFQPQQHPARDSHDTFFLETPSTTKELPEDYVQRVKQIHEFGGYESRGYAYDWKREEANKNLLRTHTTAVSSRMLYQLAQKPFSPKKYFSIDRVFRNEAVDRTHLAEFHHIEGLVCNRGLGLRDLIGVLYDFFSRLGMTKLKFKPAYNPYTEPSMEIFSYHEGFKKWVEVGNSGMFRPEMLRPMGLPEDVQVIAWGLSLERPTMIMYGIDNIRDLFGHKVDLGLIKKNSICQLGIE; this is translated from the exons ATGGCGGAAGAAGCAGTTCTTGGTTACCTGAAAAATAACGATGAGATTAGAGATTCGGGTGATTTTGCAGACGAACGTGGCATTGACCACAATGAAATAGTCAACGTCATAAAGAGTCTCCATGGTTTCAGATACGTCGATGCTCAG GACATTAAGAGGGAGACATGGGTGTTAACTGATGAAGGGAATACTTATGCTACTTTGGGATCCCCTGAAATTCAACTCATTTTGGCTATTCCACCCGAAGGTATATCCAGAGATGAACTTCAG AAAAAGTTGGGTCCTTCTGTCTTCAAGATTGGTTGTTCTCAGGCTGCTAAGAATAAATGGGTGGAGATGGGAAAACAACTCATAACTAAGAAG GTTCAACATGTGGAAGACAGGGTCAAAGACCTGCTTCTTCAAATACAACAGGGACAT GGCATTGGTGCAGATGATATCAAAGCACTCAAAGCAAGAAAGCTTATTGTTCCACA GACCTGGAAGGGTTACTCAGTGAAAAAGGGTCCTAACTATGCTCCAAAAAGGAAGAAGGTTGTCACTGATTTAACTCGAGATAATTTGCAGag TGGCGAGTGGAAAGAACTAGAGTTCAAAGAGTACAATTACAGTGCTAAAGGCCAGCCTCTTGAAGGTGGCAATCTTCATCCACTGTTAAAG GTACAGTCTCAAATAAAACAGATTTTCCTTTGTATGGG GTTTGAGGAGATGCCCACAAATAATTATGTTGAGAGCAG CTTCTGGAACTTTGATTCTTTGTTCCAACCCCAACAGCATCCAGCTCGTGATTCACATGACACATTCTTTTTGGAAA CTCCTTCAACAACAAAGGAACTTCCTGAAGATTATGTTCAGCGGGTGAAGCAAATTCATGAATTTGGTGGTTATGAGTCTAGGGG ATATGCATACGACTGGAAAAGAGAGGAAGCAAATAAAAACCTTCTGCGAACCCACACAACTGCTGTTTCTTCCAGGATGCTATACCAGCTGGCACAA AAACCATTTTCTCCGAAAAAATATTTCTCTATAGATCGTGTATTCCGAAATGAAGCAGTTGATCGTACACATCTTGCCGAGTTCCACCACATAGAAG GCCTTGTATGCAATCGAGGACTCGGTCTCCGTGACTTGATAGGAGTTCTATACGACTTCTTCTCACGCTTAG GTATGACCAAGCTGAAATTCAAACCTGCTTACAATCCATACACAGAACCTAGCATGGAGATTTTCAG TTATCATGAAGGCTTTAAAAAATGGGTAGAGGTAGGAAACTCTGGCATGTTTAGACCTGAAATGTTGCGGCCGATGGGACTTCCTGAAGATGTCCAAGTTATTGCATGGGGCCTTTCTCTTGAAAG GCCAACTATGATAATGTATGGGATAGATAACATCAGAGATCTCTTCGGACATAAG GTAGATCTTGgtcttattaagaaaaattcaaTATGTCAGCTTGGAATTGAATAA
- the LOC123913157 gene encoding phenylalanine--tRNA ligase alpha subunit, cytoplasmic isoform X2, translating to MAEEAVLGYLKNNDEIRDSGDFADERGIDHNEIVNVIKSLHGFRYVDAQDIKRETWVLTDEGNTYATLGSPEIQLILAIPPEGISRDELQKKLGPSVFKIGCSQAAKNKWVEMGKQLITKKGIGADDIKALKARKLIVPQTWKGYSVKKGPNYAPKRKKVVTDLTRDNLQSGEWKELEFKEYNYSAKGQPLEGGNLHPLLKVQSQIKQIFLCMGFEEMPTNNYVESSFWNFDSLFQPQQHPARDSHDTFFLETPSTTKELPEDYVQRVKQIHEFGGYESRGYAYDWKREEANKNLLRTHTTAVSSRMLYQLAQKPFSPKKYFSIDRVFRNEAVDRTHLAEFHHIEGLVCNRGLGLRDLIGVLYDFFSRLGMTKLKFKPAYNPYTEPSMEIFSYHEGFKKWVEVGNSGMFRPEMLRPMGLPEDVQVIAWGLSLERPTMIMYGIDNIRDLFGHKVDLGLIKKNSICQLGIE from the exons ATGGCGGAAGAAGCAGTTCTTGGTTACCTGAAAAATAACGATGAGATTAGAGATTCGGGTGATTTTGCAGACGAACGTGGCATTGACCACAATGAAATAGTCAACGTCATAAAGAGTCTCCATGGTTTCAGATACGTCGATGCTCAG GACATTAAGAGGGAGACATGGGTGTTAACTGATGAAGGGAATACTTATGCTACTTTGGGATCCCCTGAAATTCAACTCATTTTGGCTATTCCACCCGAAGGTATATCCAGAGATGAACTTCAG AAAAAGTTGGGTCCTTCTGTCTTCAAGATTGGTTGTTCTCAGGCTGCTAAGAATAAATGGGTGGAGATGGGAAAACAACTCATAACTAAGAAG GGCATTGGTGCAGATGATATCAAAGCACTCAAAGCAAGAAAGCTTATTGTTCCACA GACCTGGAAGGGTTACTCAGTGAAAAAGGGTCCTAACTATGCTCCAAAAAGGAAGAAGGTTGTCACTGATTTAACTCGAGATAATTTGCAGag TGGCGAGTGGAAAGAACTAGAGTTCAAAGAGTACAATTACAGTGCTAAAGGCCAGCCTCTTGAAGGTGGCAATCTTCATCCACTGTTAAAG GTACAGTCTCAAATAAAACAGATTTTCCTTTGTATGGG GTTTGAGGAGATGCCCACAAATAATTATGTTGAGAGCAG CTTCTGGAACTTTGATTCTTTGTTCCAACCCCAACAGCATCCAGCTCGTGATTCACATGACACATTCTTTTTGGAAA CTCCTTCAACAACAAAGGAACTTCCTGAAGATTATGTTCAGCGGGTGAAGCAAATTCATGAATTTGGTGGTTATGAGTCTAGGGG ATATGCATACGACTGGAAAAGAGAGGAAGCAAATAAAAACCTTCTGCGAACCCACACAACTGCTGTTTCTTCCAGGATGCTATACCAGCTGGCACAA AAACCATTTTCTCCGAAAAAATATTTCTCTATAGATCGTGTATTCCGAAATGAAGCAGTTGATCGTACACATCTTGCCGAGTTCCACCACATAGAAG GCCTTGTATGCAATCGAGGACTCGGTCTCCGTGACTTGATAGGAGTTCTATACGACTTCTTCTCACGCTTAG GTATGACCAAGCTGAAATTCAAACCTGCTTACAATCCATACACAGAACCTAGCATGGAGATTTTCAG TTATCATGAAGGCTTTAAAAAATGGGTAGAGGTAGGAAACTCTGGCATGTTTAGACCTGAAATGTTGCGGCCGATGGGACTTCCTGAAGATGTCCAAGTTATTGCATGGGGCCTTTCTCTTGAAAG GCCAACTATGATAATGTATGGGATAGATAACATCAGAGATCTCTTCGGACATAAG GTAGATCTTGgtcttattaagaaaaattcaaTATGTCAGCTTGGAATTGAATAA